One stretch of Schlesneria sp. DSM 10557 DNA includes these proteins:
- a CDS encoding MOSC domain-containing protein produces MTRPVLQSIQVGLPRKMGLEGATDPMDRPWTSGFQKSPVPGPVRVGSTNVEGDGQADLEHHGGPDKAVLAYSADHYAQWRQVLQKPDLPFGAFGENFTIAGLNETTVCVGDIWQLGDVRLQVSQPRQPCWKLARRWRIKTLALQVQESGRTGWYFRVLTEGMITPGLGFHLQDRPYPDWTIERSNRIMHFEKDDLRAAAELAALAPLATSWKSTLIKRVEKNANPDPSKRLIGPNEHG; encoded by the coding sequence ATGACAAGGCCCGTGCTGCAATCGATCCAGGTCGGGTTACCTCGGAAAATGGGGCTCGAGGGTGCCACTGATCCCATGGACCGACCGTGGACAAGCGGATTTCAAAAGTCCCCGGTTCCCGGTCCGGTTCGAGTTGGCAGCACGAACGTGGAGGGAGACGGTCAGGCGGATCTCGAACACCACGGGGGGCCCGACAAGGCTGTTCTGGCCTATTCCGCAGATCACTATGCGCAATGGCGGCAGGTCCTCCAGAAGCCGGATCTTCCCTTCGGCGCATTCGGAGAAAATTTCACGATCGCGGGATTGAATGAGACAACCGTTTGTGTGGGAGACATCTGGCAACTGGGTGACGTTCGACTTCAGGTTTCTCAACCCCGGCAGCCCTGTTGGAAACTGGCCCGACGCTGGCGGATCAAGACACTGGCGCTGCAGGTTCAAGAATCGGGCCGTACCGGCTGGTACTTTCGAGTTTTGACGGAAGGGATGATTACCCCTGGGTTGGGATTTCATCTCCAGGACCGGCCGTATCCGGACTGGACGATCGAACGGTCCAACCGAATCATGCACTTTGAAAAAGATGATCTGCGAGCAGCGGCTGAGCTTGCCGCGCTGGCTCCGCTGGCGACAAGCTGGAAATCCACGCTGATCAAGCGAGTCGAGAAAAACGCGAATCCCGATCCCAGCAAACGCTTGATCGGTCCGAACGAACATGGATGA
- a CDS encoding nitric-oxide reductase large subunit — translation MKRLWTAFILVMVLSFLVLGWIGTRIYQEMPPIPSKVTTTEGRLLIDEGEIQAGQGVWQSLGGMEVGSVWGHGSYVAPDWTADWLHREAVFILDRWATADFGAPFADLDSEKQAQLQGRLAKIIRTNTYDPSTQTILIDPVRAEAFESNLAHYSEVFINGRADYAIPAGAVSSPDRLRKLAAFFFWTSWGASTNRPDQDVTFTNNWPYEPLVGNRPTGDTVVWTGVSIIMLLAGISAMVWWHAAKKHEEEVTPLPEADPLGQWVATPSQQATVKYFWVVSALILVQMLLGVVTAHYGVEGDGFYGIPLSEWLPYSVTRTWHIQMGLFWIATAWLAAGLFIGPLVSEHEPPGQRLGVNILFAALLLVVVGSLTGELLSVHNKLSDTVSFYFGHQGYEYVDLGRVWQIALFAGLLLWLVLMIRVLLPALRRTGEQKQLVTLLAVASGAIALFYGAGLTWGQHSHLSMVEYWRWWVVHLWVEGFFEVFATTVIAFFFMRLGLVRPGIAAASALLSATIFLSGGIIGTCHHLYFSGTPTVALAWGSVFSALEVVPLTLLGFDAMEDLRRSRLTKWVGQYKWPIYFFVAVAFWNMIGAGLFGFMINPPIALYYMQGLNTTPLHGHAALFGVYGMLGIGLMLVCLRALIPGREWNDGWLRFSFWSLNIGLAAMCLLSLLPVGLMQTWASVEHGYWYSRSAEFMQTELMQWLRWLRVPGDTVFFLGALALVWFVAGLKTGHSFRKAETP, via the coding sequence ATGAAGCGATTGTGGACCGCATTTATCCTTGTCATGGTTCTCTCCTTTCTCGTGCTCGGCTGGATCGGGACTCGCATTTACCAAGAGATGCCCCCGATTCCGTCCAAAGTCACCACGACAGAGGGCCGGCTGCTGATCGACGAAGGTGAAATTCAGGCGGGGCAGGGTGTCTGGCAGTCACTGGGCGGGATGGAAGTCGGTTCGGTCTGGGGGCACGGAAGTTATGTGGCACCCGACTGGACTGCGGATTGGCTCCATCGCGAGGCGGTATTCATTCTTGACCGCTGGGCCACTGCGGACTTTGGAGCCCCGTTTGCCGACCTCGACAGTGAAAAACAGGCTCAACTTCAAGGACGGCTCGCGAAGATCATTCGGACGAACACCTACGATCCGTCGACCCAGACCATCCTCATTGATCCTGTTCGAGCGGAGGCGTTTGAATCGAATCTTGCGCATTACTCGGAGGTGTTTATCAATGGTCGAGCCGACTACGCCATCCCCGCGGGAGCGGTGAGCAGCCCGGATCGCCTGCGGAAACTCGCGGCATTTTTCTTCTGGACATCGTGGGGAGCCAGTACGAATCGTCCGGATCAGGACGTGACGTTCACAAACAACTGGCCCTATGAACCACTGGTCGGCAATCGTCCAACCGGCGATACCGTTGTCTGGACTGGCGTGAGCATCATCATGCTGCTGGCGGGGATTTCGGCCATGGTCTGGTGGCACGCGGCTAAAAAGCACGAAGAGGAAGTGACGCCATTGCCTGAAGCGGACCCCCTCGGTCAATGGGTCGCCACCCCCTCACAGCAGGCGACGGTCAAGTATTTCTGGGTCGTCTCGGCTCTGATTCTCGTGCAGATGCTGCTCGGGGTTGTCACGGCCCACTATGGGGTGGAGGGGGATGGTTTCTACGGGATTCCCCTGTCGGAGTGGTTGCCGTATAGCGTGACCCGAACGTGGCATATTCAGATGGGCTTATTCTGGATCGCCACAGCCTGGCTGGCGGCGGGATTATTCATCGGACCTCTGGTCAGCGAACACGAACCACCCGGACAGCGATTGGGCGTGAACATTCTGTTCGCAGCGCTACTACTTGTCGTGGTCGGGTCGCTCACGGGTGAACTGCTGAGCGTTCACAATAAACTCTCGGACACCGTGTCGTTCTACTTTGGACACCAGGGATATGAGTACGTCGATTTAGGGCGTGTCTGGCAAATCGCTCTGTTTGCAGGTCTACTGCTGTGGCTCGTCCTGATGATTCGAGTGCTGCTTCCGGCGTTGCGGCGAACAGGCGAGCAGAAACAACTGGTAACGTTGCTGGCGGTGGCCAGCGGCGCGATCGCCTTATTTTACGGCGCGGGGCTCACCTGGGGTCAGCATTCGCACCTGTCGATGGTCGAGTACTGGCGGTGGTGGGTTGTGCACCTCTGGGTGGAAGGTTTTTTTGAGGTCTTTGCCACGACCGTGATCGCCTTTTTCTTTATGCGTCTCGGCCTGGTTCGACCCGGCATCGCTGCTGCCTCAGCCTTATTGTCGGCAACGATTTTTCTTTCGGGGGGCATTATCGGAACTTGTCACCATCTGTACTTTTCTGGAACCCCAACGGTGGCGCTCGCCTGGGGATCCGTGTTTAGTGCCCTGGAGGTCGTACCGCTCACACTGCTGGGGTTTGATGCAATGGAAGACCTGCGTCGGTCACGGCTGACGAAATGGGTGGGACAGTACAAATGGCCGATCTACTTCTTCGTGGCGGTTGCCTTCTGGAACATGATCGGTGCAGGCTTGTTTGGATTCATGATCAACCCGCCCATTGCTCTTTACTATATGCAAGGACTGAATACCACGCCGCTGCATGGACATGCCGCTCTGTTCGGTGTCTATGGGATGCTTGGGATCGGACTGATGCTGGTCTGTCTGCGAGCGTTGATTCCCGGGCGCGAATGGAATGACGGGTGGCTTCGCTTCTCTTTCTGGTCGCTCAACATTGGGCTCGCAGCGATGTGTCTGCTGAGTCTGTTGCCCGTGGGACTGATGCAGACCTGGGCCTCTGTCGAACACGGGTACTGGTACTCACGTAGCGCCGAATTTATGCAAACCGAACTCATGCAGTGGCTCCGCTGGCTGCGTGTTCCCGGTGATACGGTCTTTTTCCTCGGTGCCCTGGCTCTTGTCTGGTTCGTCGCAGGATTGAAGACAGGCCATTCATTCCGGAAGGCGGAAACTCCATGA
- a CDS encoding DUF488 domain-containing protein, with translation MIFLKRVYDEPSSQDGTRILVERLWPRGVSKEKGAIDLWLKEIAPTTELRKWFGHDPAKWDEFRQRYWAELRHNQAPLETLRAKSAEGAVTLVYSSHDQEHNSAIALRDFLETHR, from the coding sequence ATGATCTTTCTCAAACGTGTCTACGACGAACCATCCAGTCAAGATGGAACACGCATTCTCGTTGAGCGACTTTGGCCGAGGGGGGTGAGCAAGGAGAAGGGGGCAATCGATCTGTGGCTCAAGGAAATTGCTCCCACCACGGAACTTCGCAAATGGTTTGGGCACGACCCGGCGAAGTGGGACGAATTCCGTCAACGCTACTGGGCGGAACTGAGACACAACCAGGCGCCGCTGGAGACACTGCGAGCGAAGTCTGCGGAGGGTGCGGTCACCCTGGTGTATTCGTCTCATGACCAGGAGCACAACAGCGCGATCGCGTTGAGAGACTTCCTCGAGACACACCGATAG
- a CDS encoding DUF542 domain-containing protein encodes MTSCDLDTSVPDWIIEHPETLTVFQKLGIDSSCGGKSLRYACQQEGLDASVVLAKLHQCLSSDQ; translated from the coding sequence ATGACATCCTGTGACCTCGATACTTCCGTGCCGGACTGGATTATCGAACATCCCGAGACACTGACGGTCTTTCAGAAACTGGGCATCGATTCGTCCTGTGGCGGAAAGTCGCTCAGATACGCGTGTCAGCAGGAAGGGCTCGATGCCTCAGTCGTCCTGGCAAAGCTGCATCAATGTCTGAGCAGCGATCAATGA
- a CDS encoding heavy metal-responsive transcriptional regulator has translation MKAMKIGEIARLSDTGIDTIRFYERQGLLQEPERRPSGYRLYYERTVERLKYIRRAKELGFTLAQIRELLDLSFVNPSCCEQIRQRAEAKVCDIEEKIQSLQQMKRSLSKIVKRCRSNRHSHDCPLVHKSVE, from the coding sequence ATGAAAGCGATGAAAATTGGCGAGATCGCCAGACTCTCGGATACAGGGATCGACACGATTCGGTTCTATGAACGGCAAGGTCTGCTGCAGGAACCCGAACGTCGTCCGTCCGGCTACCGACTTTACTATGAGAGAACTGTAGAGCGGTTGAAGTACATCAGGCGCGCGAAGGAGCTGGGGTTCACGCTGGCCCAGATACGCGAGTTGCTCGACCTGTCGTTCGTCAACCCTTCCTGCTGCGAGCAAATACGCCAGCGGGCCGAAGCGAAAGTTTGCGACATCGAGGAGAAGATCCAGTCACTTCAGCAGATGAAACGTTCACTCAGCAAGATTGTGAAACGCTGCCGTAGTAATAGACACTCCCACGATTGCCCACTCGTTCATAAGTCAGTCGAATGA
- a CDS encoding cupin domain-containing protein, protein MMAIPHAQPGEVINVQPLGKELAASQTRTLFKSDNIEIIRLVMAAGKVLAEHKAPRDITVQCLEGVIAFTAMGKVQQLSAGQMLCVAAGEPHSVECLEPASFLLTLYGPK, encoded by the coding sequence ATGATGGCGATACCTCATGCACAACCGGGCGAAGTCATTAACGTACAGCCTCTCGGGAAAGAGCTGGCGGCTTCTCAGACACGGACGTTATTCAAGTCAGACAACATTGAAATCATTCGTCTGGTCATGGCGGCGGGTAAAGTGCTGGCAGAGCACAAGGCTCCGCGAGACATCACCGTACAGTGCCTTGAAGGGGTGATCGCCTTCACCGCAATGGGAAAAGTTCAGCAGCTCTCGGCGGGGCAGATGCTTTGTGTCGCCGCCGGAGAACCCCATTCCGTGGAGTGTCTTGAACCCGCGTCGTTTCTTTTGACACTCTATGGTCCCAAGTGA